The Triticum aestivum cultivar Chinese Spring chromosome 7B, IWGSC CS RefSeq v2.1, whole genome shotgun sequence genome window below encodes:
- the LOC123155860 gene encoding nudix hydrolase 15, mitochondrial isoform X2 produces the protein MDGEEPAKEIEALIQRLRLHQPPPSYAGDPSTAATPNAGELLKPRRAAVLICLFRGSAGELRVILTKRSSSLSTHSATALREAKEEIGMDPCLVTVVTSLEHFLSKHLLVVVPIVGILSDIEGFKPVPNIHEVDDIFDVPLEMFLKDENRRSEERERMGQVFTIQYFDYEKENRKYVIWGLTARILIHAASIVYQRPPDFVERRLQFNLPKYSISSSGSAAS, from the exons ATGGACGGGGAGGAGCCTGCCAAGGAAATCGAGGCGCTCATCCAGCGGCTGAGGCTCCACCAGCCGCCTCCCTCGTATGCCGGTGATCCATCCACGGCGGCGACTCCCAACGCCGGCGAGCTACTTAAGCCACGAAGGGCCGCCGTGCTGATCTGCCTTTTCCGGGGCTCCGCCGGGGAGCTCCGCGTCATCCTCACCAAGCGCTCCTCTTCCCTCTCCACTCACTCCG CTACAGCATTGCGTGAAGCAAAGGAGGAGATTGGGATGGATCCATGTCTGGTTACTGTTGTTACCTCTCTCGAGCACTTCTTGTCAAAG CATCTTCTGGTAGTTGTTCCTATTGTTGGCATACTCTCAGATATAGAAGGATTTAAACCTGTTCCCAACATCCACGAGGTTGATGACATTTTCGATGTACCCCTGGAGATGTTCCTCAAG GATGAGAACAGGAGATCCGAGGAGAGAGAACGGATGGGGCAAGTCTTCACAATTCAGTACTTCGACTACGAGAAAGAAAACCGGAAGTACGTGATCTGGGGATTGACTGCCCGCATCCTGATCCATGCTGCTTCCATTGTATACCAGCGGCCACCGGACTTTGTAGAGCGAAGACTACAGTTCAACCTTCCAAAGTACTCCATTTCTAGTTCAGGATCTGCTGCAAGCTAA
- the LOC123155860 gene encoding nudix hydrolase 15, mitochondrial isoform X1 gives MDGEEPAKEIEALIQRLRLHQPPPSYAGDPSTAATPNAGELLKPRRAAVLICLFRGSAGELRVILTKRSSSLSTHSGEVALPGGKADEGDADDAATALREAKEEIGMDPCLVTVVTSLEHFLSKHLLVVVPIVGILSDIEGFKPVPNIHEVDDIFDVPLEMFLKDENRRSEERERMGQVFTIQYFDYEKENRKYVIWGLTARILIHAASIVYQRPPDFVERRLQFNLPKYSISSSGSAAS, from the exons ATGGACGGGGAGGAGCCTGCCAAGGAAATCGAGGCGCTCATCCAGCGGCTGAGGCTCCACCAGCCGCCTCCCTCGTATGCCGGTGATCCATCCACGGCGGCGACTCCCAACGCCGGCGAGCTACTTAAGCCACGAAGGGCCGCCGTGCTGATCTGCCTTTTCCGGGGCTCCGCCGGGGAGCTCCGCGTCATCCTCACCAAGCGCTCCTCTTCCCTCTCCACTCACTCCG GGGAGGTTGCATTGCCAGGTGGAAAAGCTGACGAAGGTGATGCTGATGATGCAGCTACAGCATTGCGTGAAGCAAAGGAGGAGATTGGGATGGATCCATGTCTGGTTACTGTTGTTACCTCTCTCGAGCACTTCTTGTCAAAG CATCTTCTGGTAGTTGTTCCTATTGTTGGCATACTCTCAGATATAGAAGGATTTAAACCTGTTCCCAACATCCACGAGGTTGATGACATTTTCGATGTACCCCTGGAGATGTTCCTCAAG GATGAGAACAGGAGATCCGAGGAGAGAGAACGGATGGGGCAAGTCTTCACAATTCAGTACTTCGACTACGAGAAAGAAAACCGGAAGTACGTGATCTGGGGATTGACTGCCCGCATCCTGATCCATGCTGCTTCCATTGTATACCAGCGGCCACCGGACTTTGTAGAGCGAAGACTACAGTTCAACCTTCCAAAGTACTCCATTTCTAGTTCAGGATCTGCTGCAAGCTAA